One genomic window of Mycteria americana isolate JAX WOST 10 ecotype Jacksonville Zoo and Gardens chromosome Z, USCA_MyAme_1.0, whole genome shotgun sequence includes the following:
- the LOC142421615 gene encoding cyclin-dependent kinase 4 inhibitor B-like, which produces MARRTGGTAADELANAAARGDLQRLRELLDGAADPNAVNSYGRTPIQVMMLGSPRVAELLLQRGADPNRPDPRTGCLPAHDAARAGFLETLAALHRAGARLDLPDGRGRLPLDVAAGGPHGPVGRYLRHPPPRA; this is translated from the exons atGGCGCGGCGGACGGGCGGCACGGCGGCGGACGAGCTGGCCAACGCCGCGGCCCGCGGCGACCTGCAGCGCCTGAGGGAGCTGCTGGACGGCGCGGCGGACCCCAACGCTGTCAACTCCTACGGCCGGACCCCCATCCAG GTGATGATGCTGGGCAGCCCGCGGGTGgccgagctgctgctgcagcgcgGAGCCGACCCCAACCGCCCCGACCCGCGCACCGGCTGCCTCCCGGCGCACGACGCGGCCCGCGCCGGCTTCCTGGAGACGCTGGCGGCGCTGCACCGCGCCGGGGCGCGCCTCGACCTGCCCGACGGCCGCGGCCGCCTGCCCCTCGacgtggcggcgggcggcccccaCGGACCGGTGGGCCGCTACCTGCGccacccgccgccccgcgcctAG